Proteins encoded within one genomic window of Chrysemys picta bellii isolate R12L10 chromosome 6, ASM1138683v2, whole genome shotgun sequence:
- the MACIR gene encoding macrophage immunometabolism regulator isoform X1: MSWMSSWSYESRVVFKMEVDINGETRTTIATLPLPIAEVSSTGKVEAEKPRCSSTPCSPMRRTVSGYQILHMDSNYLVGFTTGEELLKLAQKCTGSEENKVEAVPTVRSKQLDSGLTRSSRLYKARSRYYQPYEIPAVNGRRRRRMPSSGDKCTKALPYEPYKALHGPLPLCLLKGKRAHSKSLDYLNLDKMNIKEPADTEVLQYQLQHLTLRGDRMFARNNT, translated from the exons ATGAGTTGGATGTCTTCGTGGTCCTAC gaGAGTAGAGTTGTATTTAAAATGGAAGTTGACATAAATGGAGAGACCAGAACTACCATAGCTACACTTCCCTTACCTATTGCAGAGGTGAGTTCCACAGGCAaagtggaagcagagaaacctCGATGCTCCAGCACCCCATGCTCTCCTATGCGACGGACTGTTTCAGGTTATCAGATCCTTCACATGGATTCTAACTACTTGGTTGGCTTCACAACTGGTGAGGAGCTCTTGAAATTAGCCCAGAAGTGTACAGGAAGTGAGGAAAATAAAGTGGAAGCTGTGCCCACCGTGCGCTCCAAACAACTTGATTCAGGACTTACACGTTCCTCACGGTTGTACAAAGCTAGAAGTAGATACTACCAGCCATATGAGATCCCAGCTGTAAATGGAAGGAGGAGAAGACGGATGCCCAGCTCAGGGGATAAATGCACTAAGGCTTTACCATATGAACCCTACAAGGCACTTCATGGTCCTCTGCCTCTTTGTCTCCTCAAAGGTAAGAGGGCTCACTCTAAATCCCTGGACTACCTCAATTTAGACAAAATGAACATCAAAGAACCTGCTGACACAGAAGTGTTACAATACCAGCTCCAGCACCTTACCCTAAGAGGGGACCGTATGTTTGCTAGAAACAACACATGA
- the MACIR gene encoding macrophage immunometabolism regulator isoform X2 yields MKKEESRVVFKMEVDINGETRTTIATLPLPIAEVSSTGKVEAEKPRCSSTPCSPMRRTVSGYQILHMDSNYLVGFTTGEELLKLAQKCTGSEENKVEAVPTVRSKQLDSGLTRSSRLYKARSRYYQPYEIPAVNGRRRRRMPSSGDKCTKALPYEPYKALHGPLPLCLLKGKRAHSKSLDYLNLDKMNIKEPADTEVLQYQLQHLTLRGDRMFARNNT; encoded by the exons ATGAAGAAAGAA gaGAGTAGAGTTGTATTTAAAATGGAAGTTGACATAAATGGAGAGACCAGAACTACCATAGCTACACTTCCCTTACCTATTGCAGAGGTGAGTTCCACAGGCAaagtggaagcagagaaacctCGATGCTCCAGCACCCCATGCTCTCCTATGCGACGGACTGTTTCAGGTTATCAGATCCTTCACATGGATTCTAACTACTTGGTTGGCTTCACAACTGGTGAGGAGCTCTTGAAATTAGCCCAGAAGTGTACAGGAAGTGAGGAAAATAAAGTGGAAGCTGTGCCCACCGTGCGCTCCAAACAACTTGATTCAGGACTTACACGTTCCTCACGGTTGTACAAAGCTAGAAGTAGATACTACCAGCCATATGAGATCCCAGCTGTAAATGGAAGGAGGAGAAGACGGATGCCCAGCTCAGGGGATAAATGCACTAAGGCTTTACCATATGAACCCTACAAGGCACTTCATGGTCCTCTGCCTCTTTGTCTCCTCAAAGGTAAGAGGGCTCACTCTAAATCCCTGGACTACCTCAATTTAGACAAAATGAACATCAAAGAACCTGCTGACACAGAAGTGTTACAATACCAGCTCCAGCACCTTACCCTAAGAGGGGACCGTATGTTTGCTAGAAACAACACATGA
- the MACIR gene encoding macrophage immunometabolism regulator isoform X3: MEVDINGETRTTIATLPLPIAEVSSTGKVEAEKPRCSSTPCSPMRRTVSGYQILHMDSNYLVGFTTGEELLKLAQKCTGSEENKVEAVPTVRSKQLDSGLTRSSRLYKARSRYYQPYEIPAVNGRRRRRMPSSGDKCTKALPYEPYKALHGPLPLCLLKGKRAHSKSLDYLNLDKMNIKEPADTEVLQYQLQHLTLRGDRMFARNNT, translated from the coding sequence ATGGAAGTTGACATAAATGGAGAGACCAGAACTACCATAGCTACACTTCCCTTACCTATTGCAGAGGTGAGTTCCACAGGCAaagtggaagcagagaaacctCGATGCTCCAGCACCCCATGCTCTCCTATGCGACGGACTGTTTCAGGTTATCAGATCCTTCACATGGATTCTAACTACTTGGTTGGCTTCACAACTGGTGAGGAGCTCTTGAAATTAGCCCAGAAGTGTACAGGAAGTGAGGAAAATAAAGTGGAAGCTGTGCCCACCGTGCGCTCCAAACAACTTGATTCAGGACTTACACGTTCCTCACGGTTGTACAAAGCTAGAAGTAGATACTACCAGCCATATGAGATCCCAGCTGTAAATGGAAGGAGGAGAAGACGGATGCCCAGCTCAGGGGATAAATGCACTAAGGCTTTACCATATGAACCCTACAAGGCACTTCATGGTCCTCTGCCTCTTTGTCTCCTCAAAGGTAAGAGGGCTCACTCTAAATCCCTGGACTACCTCAATTTAGACAAAATGAACATCAAAGAACCTGCTGACACAGAAGTGTTACAATACCAGCTCCAGCACCTTACCCTAAGAGGGGACCGTATGTTTGCTAGAAACAACACATGA